A genomic region of Capra hircus breed San Clemente chromosome 19, ASM170441v1, whole genome shotgun sequence contains the following coding sequences:
- the MPP2 gene encoding MAGUK p55 subfamily member 2 isoform X1 yields MPVAATNSETAMQQVLDNLGSLPNATGAAELDLIFLRGIMESPIVRSLAKAHERLEETKLEAVRDNNLELVQEILRDLAQLAEQSSTAAELARILQEPHFQSLLETHDSVASKTYETPPPSPGLDPTFSNQPVPPDAVRMVGIRKTAGEHLGVTFRVEGGELVIARILHGGMVAQQGLLHVGDIIKEVNGQPVGSDPRALQELLRSASGSVILKILPSYQEPHLPRQVFVKCHFDYDPTRDSLIPCKEAGLRFSAGDLLQIVNQDDANWWQACHVEGGSAGLIPSQLLEEKRKAFVKRDLELTPTSGTLCGSLSGKKKKRMMYLTTKNAEFDRHELLIYEEVARMPPFRRKTLVLIGAQGVGRRSLKNKLIMWDPDRYGTTVPYTSRRPKDSEREGQGYSFVSRAEMEADIRAGRYLEHGEYEGNLYGTRIDSIRGVVAAGRVCVLDVNPQAVKVLRTAEFVPYVVFIEAPDFETLRAMNRAALESGVSTKQLTEADLRRTVEESSRIQRGYGHYFDLCLVNSNLERTFRELQAAMEKLRTEPQWVPVSWVY; encoded by the exons gcacatGAGCGGCTGGAGGAGACGAAGCTGGAGGCAGTGCGGGACAACAACCTGGAGCTGGTGCAGGAAATCCTGCGGGACCTGGCGCAGCTGGCGGAGCAGAGCAGCACCGCAGCGGAGCTGGCCCGCATCCTCCAGGAGCCCCACTTCCAG TCCCTCCTGGAGACGCACGACTCTGTGGCCTCAAAGACCTATGAGACACCACCCCCTAGCCCTGGCCTGGACCCCACATTCAGCAACCAGCCTGTGCCTCCTGACGCCGTGCGCATGGTGGGCATCCGCAAGACAGCTGGAGAGCATCTG GGCGTGACATTCCGCGTGGAGGGTGGCGAGTTGGTGATCGCCCGCATTCTGCATGGGGGCATGGTGGCCCAGCAAGGACTCCTACACGTGGGCGACATCATCAAGGAGGTGAACGGGCAGCCGGTAGGCAGCGACCCTCGCGCGCTGCAGGAGCTCCTGCGCAGCGCCAGCGGCAGCGTCATCCTCAAGATCTTGCCCAGCTACCAGGAGCCCCATCTGCCCCGCCAG GTATTTGTGAAATGCCATTTTGACTATGACCCGACCCGAGACAGCCTGATCCCCTGCAAGGAGGCAGGCCTGCGCTTCAGTGCTGGGGACCTGCTTCAGATTGTAAACCAGGACGATGCCAACTGGTGGCAG GCATGCCATGTGGAAGGGGGCAGTGCAGGGCTCATTCCCAGCCAGCTGCTGGAGGAGAAGCGGAAAGCCTTTGTCAAGCGGGACCTGGAACTGACACCCACCTCAG GGACCCTATGTGGCAGcctttcaggaaagaaaaagaagcgaATGATGTATTTGACCACCAAGAATGCAG AGTTTGACCGTCATGAGCTGCTCATTTATGAGGAGGTGGCCCGCATGCCCCCCTTCCGCCGGAAAACCCTGGTGCTGATTGGGGCTCAGGGCGTGGGCCGCCGCAGCCTGAAGAACAAACTCATCATGTGGGATCCAGATCGCTACGGCACCACAGTGCCCT ACACGTCCCGGAGGCCCAAGGACTCAGAACGGGAAGGCCAGGGTTACAGCTTTGTGTCCCGTGCGGAGATGGAGGCCGACATCCGTGCTGGGCGATACCTGGAACATGGTGAATACGAGGGCAACCTGTACGGCACACGTATCGACTCCATCCGGGGTGTGGTGGCTGCTGGCCGGGTGTGCGTGCTGGATGTCAACCCCCAG GCAGTGAAGGTGCTGAGAACAGCTGAGTTTGTCCCTTATGTGGTGTTCATCGAGGCCCCTGACTTTGAGACCCTGCGGGCCATGAACCGGGCGGCGCTGGAGAGTGGGGTGTCCACCAAGCAGCTCACG GAGGCGGACCTGAGGCGGACAGTGGAGGAGAGCAGCCGCATCCAGAGGGGCTATGGCCACTACTTCGACCTCTGCCTGGTCAACAGCAACCTGGAGAGGACCTTCCGTGAGCTCCAGGCCGCCATGGAGAAGCTGCGCACGGAGCCCCAGTGGGTGCCTGTCAGCTGGGTGTACTGA